A genomic window from Macaca mulatta isolate MMU2019108-1 chromosome 19, T2T-MMU8v2.0, whole genome shotgun sequence includes:
- the ZNF44 gene encoding zinc finger protein 44 isoform X9, with the protein MISTKISGEIQGNLCDVVERFGKSKDGSQCEETLSQIRNSTVNKNTPARVDACESSVNGEVIMGHSSLNCYIRVDTGHKHRECHEYAEKPYTHKQCGKGLSYRHSFRTRERPYTGKKPYDCKECGKTFSSPGNLRRHMVVQGGDGPYKCELCGKAFFWPSLLRMHERTHTGEKPYECKHCSKAFPVYSSYLRHEKIHTGEKPYECKQCSKAFPDYSSYLRHERTHTGEKPYKCEQCGKAFSVSGSLRVHERIHTGEKPYTCKQCGKAFCHLGSFQRHMIMHSGDGPHKCKICGKGFDFPGSARIHEGTHTLEKPYECKQCGKLLSHRSSFRRHMMAHAGDGPHKCMVCGKAFDSPSVFQRHERTHTGEKPYECKQCGKAFRISSSLRKHETTHTGEQPYKCKCGKAFSDFFSFQSHETTHSEEEPYECKECGKAFSSFKYFCRHERTHSEEKSYECQTCGKAFSRFSYLKTHERTHTAEKPYECKQCRKAFFWPSFLLRHERTHTGERPYECKHCGKAFSRSSFCREHERTHTGEKPYECKECGKAFSSLSSFNRHKRTHWKDIL; encoded by the exons ATGATCAGTACCAAAATCTCAGGAGAAATCCAAGGTAATTT ATGTGATGTGGTAGAGAGATTTGGTAAAAGTAAAGATGGTAGTCAGTGTGAAGAAACCTTAAGCCAGATTCGAAATAGTACTGTAAACAAGAACACTCCTGCCAGAGTAGATGCATGCGAAAGCAGTGTGAATGGAGAAGTCATAATGGGTCATTCATCCCTGAATTGCTACATCAGAGTTGACACTGGACACAAACACCGTGAGTGTCATGAATATGCAGAGAAGCCATATACACATAAGCAGTGTGGGAAAGGCTTAAGTTATCGCCACTCCTTTCGAACACGTGAAAGGCCTTACACTGGAAAGAAACCCTATGATTGTAAGGAATGTGGAAAAACCTTCAGTTCTCCTGGAAACCTTCGAAGACATATGGTAGTGCAAGGTGGAGATGGGCCTTATAAATGTGAATTGTGTGGGAAAGCCTTTTTTTGGCCCAGTTTATTGCGTATGCATGaaagaactcacactggagagaaaccgtaTGAATGTAAGCACTGTTCTAAAGCCTTCCCTGTTTACAGTTCCTATCTAAGACATGAAAAAAtacacactggagagaaaccgtaTGAATGTAAGCAGTGTTCCAAAGCCTTCCCTGATTATAGTTCATATCTAAGACATGAAagaactcatactggagagaaaccttacaaatgtgaacaatgtgggaaagccttcagtgtTTCCGGTTCCCTTCGAGTACATGaaagaattcacactggagagaaaccctatacaTGTAAACAGTGTGGGAAAGCGTTTTGTCATCTTGGAAGCTTTCAAAGACACATGATAATGCACAGTGGAGATGGACCTCACAAATGTAAGATATGTGGGAAAGGCTTTGATTTTCCTGGTTCAGCACGAATTCATGAGGGAACTCACACTctagagaaaccctatgaatgtaagcaATGTGGGAAATTGTTATCTCATCGCTCAAGCTTTCGAAGACACATGATGGCACACGCTGGAGATGGCCCTCATAAATGCATGgtatgtgggaaagcctttgaTTCTCCCAGTGTATTTCAAAGacatgaaaggactcacactggagagaaaccctatgaatgcaagcaatgtgggaaagccttccgTATTTCCAGTTCCCTTCGAAAACATGAAACTACACACACTGGAGAGCaaccctataaatgtaaatgtggaaaagcttttagtgattttttttcctttcaaagtcATGAAACAACACACAGTGAAGAGGAGCCTtacgaatgtaaggaatgtgggaaagcatttagttcttttaaatacttttgtCGCCATGAAAGGACTCACAGTGAAGAAAAATCTTATGAGTGTCAAActtgtgggaaagccttcagtcgTTTCAGTTACTTAAAAACTCATGAAAGGACTCACACAGCAGAGAAGCCATATGAATGTAAGCAATGCAGGAAAGCATTCTTTTGGCCCTCTTTCCTTCTAAGacatgaaaggactcacactggagaaagaccctatgaatgtaaacactGTGGTAAAGCCTTCAGTCGTTCCAGTTTCTGTCGAGAACATGaaagaactcacactggagagaagccctatgaatgtaaggaatgtgggaaagccttcagttcTCTCAGTTCCTTTAACAGACATAAAAGGACTCACTGGAAGGATATTCTATAA
- the ZNF44 gene encoding zinc finger protein 44 isoform X6 produces the protein MDSVAFEDVAVNFTHEEWALLGPSQKNLYRDVMRETIRNLNCVGMKWENQNIDDQYQNLRRNPRCDVVERFGKSKDGSQCEETLSQIRNSTVNKNTPARVDACESSVNGEVIMGHSSLNCYIRVDTGHKHRECHEYAEKPYTHKQCGKGLSYRHSFRTRERPYTGKKPYDCKECGKTFSSPGNLRRHMVVQGGDGPYKCELCGKAFFWPSLLRMHERTHTGEKPYECKHCSKAFPVYSSYLRHEKIHTGEKPYECKQCSKAFPDYSSYLRHERTHTGEKPYKCEQCGKAFSVSGSLRVHERIHTGEKPYTCKQCGKAFCHLGSFQRHMIMHSGDGPHKCKICGKGFDFPGSARIHEGTHTLEKPYECKQCGKLLSHRSSFRRHMMAHAGDGPHKCMVCGKAFDSPSVFQRHERTHTGEKPYECKQCGKAFRISSSLRKHETTHTGEQPYKCKCGKAFSDFFSFQSHETTHSEEEPYECKECGKAFSSFKYFCRHERTHSEEKSYECQTCGKAFSRFSYLKTHERTHTAEKPYECKQCRKAFFWPSFLLRHERTHTGERPYECKHCGKAFSRSSFCREHERTHTGEKPYECKECGKAFSSLSSFNRHKRTHWKDIL, from the exons GACTCAGTGGcctttgaggatgtggctgtgaacttCACCCATGAGGAGTGGGCTTTGCTGGGTCCATCACAGAAGAATCTCTACAGAGATGTGATGCGGGAAACCATTAGGAACCTGAACTGTGTAG GAATGAAATGGGAAAACCAGAACATTGATGATCAGTACCAAAATCTCAGGAGAAATCCAAG ATGTGATGTGGTAGAGAGATTTGGTAAAAGTAAAGATGGTAGTCAGTGTGAAGAAACCTTAAGCCAGATTCGAAATAGTACTGTAAACAAGAACACTCCTGCCAGAGTAGATGCATGCGAAAGCAGTGTGAATGGAGAAGTCATAATGGGTCATTCATCCCTGAATTGCTACATCAGAGTTGACACTGGACACAAACACCGTGAGTGTCATGAATATGCAGAGAAGCCATATACACATAAGCAGTGTGGGAAAGGCTTAAGTTATCGCCACTCCTTTCGAACACGTGAAAGGCCTTACACTGGAAAGAAACCCTATGATTGTAAGGAATGTGGAAAAACCTTCAGTTCTCCTGGAAACCTTCGAAGACATATGGTAGTGCAAGGTGGAGATGGGCCTTATAAATGTGAATTGTGTGGGAAAGCCTTTTTTTGGCCCAGTTTATTGCGTATGCATGaaagaactcacactggagagaaaccgtaTGAATGTAAGCACTGTTCTAAAGCCTTCCCTGTTTACAGTTCCTATCTAAGACATGAAAAAAtacacactggagagaaaccgtaTGAATGTAAGCAGTGTTCCAAAGCCTTCCCTGATTATAGTTCATATCTAAGACATGAAagaactcatactggagagaaaccttacaaatgtgaacaatgtgggaaagccttcagtgtTTCCGGTTCCCTTCGAGTACATGaaagaattcacactggagagaaaccctatacaTGTAAACAGTGTGGGAAAGCGTTTTGTCATCTTGGAAGCTTTCAAAGACACATGATAATGCACAGTGGAGATGGACCTCACAAATGTAAGATATGTGGGAAAGGCTTTGATTTTCCTGGTTCAGCACGAATTCATGAGGGAACTCACACTctagagaaaccctatgaatgtaagcaATGTGGGAAATTGTTATCTCATCGCTCAAGCTTTCGAAGACACATGATGGCACACGCTGGAGATGGCCCTCATAAATGCATGgtatgtgggaaagcctttgaTTCTCCCAGTGTATTTCAAAGacatgaaaggactcacactggagagaaaccctatgaatgcaagcaatgtgggaaagccttccgTATTTCCAGTTCCCTTCGAAAACATGAAACTACACACACTGGAGAGCaaccctataaatgtaaatgtggaaaagcttttagtgattttttttcctttcaaagtcATGAAACAACACACAGTGAAGAGGAGCCTtacgaatgtaaggaatgtgggaaagcatttagttcttttaaatacttttgtCGCCATGAAAGGACTCACAGTGAAGAAAAATCTTATGAGTGTCAAActtgtgggaaagccttcagtcgTTTCAGTTACTTAAAAACTCATGAAAGGACTCACACAGCAGAGAAGCCATATGAATGTAAGCAATGCAGGAAAGCATTCTTTTGGCCCTCTTTCCTTCTAAGacatgaaaggactcacactggagaaagaccctatgaatgtaaacactGTGGTAAAGCCTTCAGTCGTTCCAGTTTCTGTCGAGAACATGaaagaactcacactggagagaagccctatgaatgtaaggaatgtgggaaagccttcagttcTCTCAGTTCCTTTAACAGACATAAAAGGACTCACTGGAAGGATATTCTATAA
- the ZNF44 gene encoding zinc finger protein 44 isoform X4 codes for MLEAANLMEGLVDVSPWVTLPRGQSEVLGWGLPKDQDSVAFEDVAVNFTHEEWALLGPSQKNLYRDVMRETIRNLNCVGMKWENQNIDDQYQNLRRNPRCDVVERFGKSKDGSQCEETLSQIRNSTVNKNTPARVDACESSVNGEVIMGHSSLNCYIRVDTGHKHRECHEYAEKPYTHKQCGKGLSYRHSFRTRERPYTGKKPYDCKECGKTFSSPGNLRRHMVVQGGDGPYKCELCGKAFFWPSLLRMHERTHTGEKPYECKHCSKAFPVYSSYLRHEKIHTGEKPYECKQCSKAFPDYSSYLRHERTHTGEKPYKCEQCGKAFSVSGSLRVHERIHTGEKPYTCKQCGKAFCHLGSFQRHMIMHSGDGPHKCKICGKGFDFPGSARIHEGTHTLEKPYECKQCGKLLSHRSSFRRHMMAHAGDGPHKCMVCGKAFDSPSVFQRHERTHTGEKPYECKQCGKAFRISSSLRKHETTHTGEQPYKCKCGKAFSDFFSFQSHETTHSEEEPYECKECGKAFSSFKYFCRHERTHSEEKSYECQTCGKAFSRFSYLKTHERTHTAEKPYECKQCRKAFFWPSFLLRHERTHTGERPYECKHCGKAFSRSSFCREHERTHTGEKPYECKECGKAFSSLSSFNRHKRTHWKDIL; via the exons GACTCAGTGGcctttgaggatgtggctgtgaacttCACCCATGAGGAGTGGGCTTTGCTGGGTCCATCACAGAAGAATCTCTACAGAGATGTGATGCGGGAAACCATTAGGAACCTGAACTGTGTAG GAATGAAATGGGAAAACCAGAACATTGATGATCAGTACCAAAATCTCAGGAGAAATCCAAG ATGTGATGTGGTAGAGAGATTTGGTAAAAGTAAAGATGGTAGTCAGTGTGAAGAAACCTTAAGCCAGATTCGAAATAGTACTGTAAACAAGAACACTCCTGCCAGAGTAGATGCATGCGAAAGCAGTGTGAATGGAGAAGTCATAATGGGTCATTCATCCCTGAATTGCTACATCAGAGTTGACACTGGACACAAACACCGTGAGTGTCATGAATATGCAGAGAAGCCATATACACATAAGCAGTGTGGGAAAGGCTTAAGTTATCGCCACTCCTTTCGAACACGTGAAAGGCCTTACACTGGAAAGAAACCCTATGATTGTAAGGAATGTGGAAAAACCTTCAGTTCTCCTGGAAACCTTCGAAGACATATGGTAGTGCAAGGTGGAGATGGGCCTTATAAATGTGAATTGTGTGGGAAAGCCTTTTTTTGGCCCAGTTTATTGCGTATGCATGaaagaactcacactggagagaaaccgtaTGAATGTAAGCACTGTTCTAAAGCCTTCCCTGTTTACAGTTCCTATCTAAGACATGAAAAAAtacacactggagagaaaccgtaTGAATGTAAGCAGTGTTCCAAAGCCTTCCCTGATTATAGTTCATATCTAAGACATGAAagaactcatactggagagaaaccttacaaatgtgaacaatgtgggaaagccttcagtgtTTCCGGTTCCCTTCGAGTACATGaaagaattcacactggagagaaaccctatacaTGTAAACAGTGTGGGAAAGCGTTTTGTCATCTTGGAAGCTTTCAAAGACACATGATAATGCACAGTGGAGATGGACCTCACAAATGTAAGATATGTGGGAAAGGCTTTGATTTTCCTGGTTCAGCACGAATTCATGAGGGAACTCACACTctagagaaaccctatgaatgtaagcaATGTGGGAAATTGTTATCTCATCGCTCAAGCTTTCGAAGACACATGATGGCACACGCTGGAGATGGCCCTCATAAATGCATGgtatgtgggaaagcctttgaTTCTCCCAGTGTATTTCAAAGacatgaaaggactcacactggagagaaaccctatgaatgcaagcaatgtgggaaagccttccgTATTTCCAGTTCCCTTCGAAAACATGAAACTACACACACTGGAGAGCaaccctataaatgtaaatgtggaaaagcttttagtgattttttttcctttcaaagtcATGAAACAACACACAGTGAAGAGGAGCCTtacgaatgtaaggaatgtgggaaagcatttagttcttttaaatacttttgtCGCCATGAAAGGACTCACAGTGAAGAAAAATCTTATGAGTGTCAAActtgtgggaaagccttcagtcgTTTCAGTTACTTAAAAACTCATGAAAGGACTCACACAGCAGAGAAGCCATATGAATGTAAGCAATGCAGGAAAGCATTCTTTTGGCCCTCTTTCCTTCTAAGacatgaaaggactcacactggagaaagaccctatgaatgtaaacactGTGGTAAAGCCTTCAGTCGTTCCAGTTTCTGTCGAGAACATGaaagaactcacactggagagaagccctatgaatgtaaggaatgtgggaaagccttcagttcTCTCAGTTCCTTTAACAGACATAAAAGGACTCACTGGAAGGATATTCTATAA
- the ZNF44 gene encoding zinc finger protein 44 isoform X5, with amino-acid sequence MSALGSLFPEDSLRCWGGASQRTRLENLGQWVSLDSVAFEDVAVNFTHEEWALLGPSQKNLYRDVMRETIRNLNCVGMKWENQNIDDQYQNLRRNPRCDVVERFGKSKDGSQCEETLSQIRNSTVNKNTPARVDACESSVNGEVIMGHSSLNCYIRVDTGHKHRECHEYAEKPYTHKQCGKGLSYRHSFRTRERPYTGKKPYDCKECGKTFSSPGNLRRHMVVQGGDGPYKCELCGKAFFWPSLLRMHERTHTGEKPYECKHCSKAFPVYSSYLRHEKIHTGEKPYECKQCSKAFPDYSSYLRHERTHTGEKPYKCEQCGKAFSVSGSLRVHERIHTGEKPYTCKQCGKAFCHLGSFQRHMIMHSGDGPHKCKICGKGFDFPGSARIHEGTHTLEKPYECKQCGKLLSHRSSFRRHMMAHAGDGPHKCMVCGKAFDSPSVFQRHERTHTGEKPYECKQCGKAFRISSSLRKHETTHTGEQPYKCKCGKAFSDFFSFQSHETTHSEEEPYECKECGKAFSSFKYFCRHERTHSEEKSYECQTCGKAFSRFSYLKTHERTHTAEKPYECKQCRKAFFWPSFLLRHERTHTGERPYECKHCGKAFSRSSFCREHERTHTGEKPYECKECGKAFSSLSSFNRHKRTHWKDIL; translated from the exons GACTCAGTGGcctttgaggatgtggctgtgaacttCACCCATGAGGAGTGGGCTTTGCTGGGTCCATCACAGAAGAATCTCTACAGAGATGTGATGCGGGAAACCATTAGGAACCTGAACTGTGTAG GAATGAAATGGGAAAACCAGAACATTGATGATCAGTACCAAAATCTCAGGAGAAATCCAAG ATGTGATGTGGTAGAGAGATTTGGTAAAAGTAAAGATGGTAGTCAGTGTGAAGAAACCTTAAGCCAGATTCGAAATAGTACTGTAAACAAGAACACTCCTGCCAGAGTAGATGCATGCGAAAGCAGTGTGAATGGAGAAGTCATAATGGGTCATTCATCCCTGAATTGCTACATCAGAGTTGACACTGGACACAAACACCGTGAGTGTCATGAATATGCAGAGAAGCCATATACACATAAGCAGTGTGGGAAAGGCTTAAGTTATCGCCACTCCTTTCGAACACGTGAAAGGCCTTACACTGGAAAGAAACCCTATGATTGTAAGGAATGTGGAAAAACCTTCAGTTCTCCTGGAAACCTTCGAAGACATATGGTAGTGCAAGGTGGAGATGGGCCTTATAAATGTGAATTGTGTGGGAAAGCCTTTTTTTGGCCCAGTTTATTGCGTATGCATGaaagaactcacactggagagaaaccgtaTGAATGTAAGCACTGTTCTAAAGCCTTCCCTGTTTACAGTTCCTATCTAAGACATGAAAAAAtacacactggagagaaaccgtaTGAATGTAAGCAGTGTTCCAAAGCCTTCCCTGATTATAGTTCATATCTAAGACATGAAagaactcatactggagagaaaccttacaaatgtgaacaatgtgggaaagccttcagtgtTTCCGGTTCCCTTCGAGTACATGaaagaattcacactggagagaaaccctatacaTGTAAACAGTGTGGGAAAGCGTTTTGTCATCTTGGAAGCTTTCAAAGACACATGATAATGCACAGTGGAGATGGACCTCACAAATGTAAGATATGTGGGAAAGGCTTTGATTTTCCTGGTTCAGCACGAATTCATGAGGGAACTCACACTctagagaaaccctatgaatgtaagcaATGTGGGAAATTGTTATCTCATCGCTCAAGCTTTCGAAGACACATGATGGCACACGCTGGAGATGGCCCTCATAAATGCATGgtatgtgggaaagcctttgaTTCTCCCAGTGTATTTCAAAGacatgaaaggactcacactggagagaaaccctatgaatgcaagcaatgtgggaaagccttccgTATTTCCAGTTCCCTTCGAAAACATGAAACTACACACACTGGAGAGCaaccctataaatgtaaatgtggaaaagcttttagtgattttttttcctttcaaagtcATGAAACAACACACAGTGAAGAGGAGCCTtacgaatgtaaggaatgtgggaaagcatttagttcttttaaatacttttgtCGCCATGAAAGGACTCACAGTGAAGAAAAATCTTATGAGTGTCAAActtgtgggaaagccttcagtcgTTTCAGTTACTTAAAAACTCATGAAAGGACTCACACAGCAGAGAAGCCATATGAATGTAAGCAATGCAGGAAAGCATTCTTTTGGCCCTCTTTCCTTCTAAGacatgaaaggactcacactggagaaagaccctatgaatgtaaacactGTGGTAAAGCCTTCAGTCGTTCCAGTTTCTGTCGAGAACATGaaagaactcacactggagagaagccctatgaatgtaaggaatgtgggaaagccttcagttcTCTCAGTTCCTTTAACAGACATAAAAGGACTCACTGGAAGGATATTCTATAA
- the ZNF44 gene encoding zinc finger protein 44 isoform X3 — translation MALVITAITAIIKLLIVTGCPAFLRCFLPSVDSFLICPQDSVAFEDVAVNFTHEEWALLGPSQKNLYRDVMRETIRNLNCVGMKWENQNIDDQYQNLRRNPRCDVVERFGKSKDGSQCEETLSQIRNSTVNKNTPARVDACESSVNGEVIMGHSSLNCYIRVDTGHKHRECHEYAEKPYTHKQCGKGLSYRHSFRTRERPYTGKKPYDCKECGKTFSSPGNLRRHMVVQGGDGPYKCELCGKAFFWPSLLRMHERTHTGEKPYECKHCSKAFPVYSSYLRHEKIHTGEKPYECKQCSKAFPDYSSYLRHERTHTGEKPYKCEQCGKAFSVSGSLRVHERIHTGEKPYTCKQCGKAFCHLGSFQRHMIMHSGDGPHKCKICGKGFDFPGSARIHEGTHTLEKPYECKQCGKLLSHRSSFRRHMMAHAGDGPHKCMVCGKAFDSPSVFQRHERTHTGEKPYECKQCGKAFRISSSLRKHETTHTGEQPYKCKCGKAFSDFFSFQSHETTHSEEEPYECKECGKAFSSFKYFCRHERTHSEEKSYECQTCGKAFSRFSYLKTHERTHTAEKPYECKQCRKAFFWPSFLLRHERTHTGERPYECKHCGKAFSRSSFCREHERTHTGEKPYECKECGKAFSSLSSFNRHKRTHWKDIL, via the exons GACTCAGTGGcctttgaggatgtggctgtgaacttCACCCATGAGGAGTGGGCTTTGCTGGGTCCATCACAGAAGAATCTCTACAGAGATGTGATGCGGGAAACCATTAGGAACCTGAACTGTGTAG GAATGAAATGGGAAAACCAGAACATTGATGATCAGTACCAAAATCTCAGGAGAAATCCAAG ATGTGATGTGGTAGAGAGATTTGGTAAAAGTAAAGATGGTAGTCAGTGTGAAGAAACCTTAAGCCAGATTCGAAATAGTACTGTAAACAAGAACACTCCTGCCAGAGTAGATGCATGCGAAAGCAGTGTGAATGGAGAAGTCATAATGGGTCATTCATCCCTGAATTGCTACATCAGAGTTGACACTGGACACAAACACCGTGAGTGTCATGAATATGCAGAGAAGCCATATACACATAAGCAGTGTGGGAAAGGCTTAAGTTATCGCCACTCCTTTCGAACACGTGAAAGGCCTTACACTGGAAAGAAACCCTATGATTGTAAGGAATGTGGAAAAACCTTCAGTTCTCCTGGAAACCTTCGAAGACATATGGTAGTGCAAGGTGGAGATGGGCCTTATAAATGTGAATTGTGTGGGAAAGCCTTTTTTTGGCCCAGTTTATTGCGTATGCATGaaagaactcacactggagagaaaccgtaTGAATGTAAGCACTGTTCTAAAGCCTTCCCTGTTTACAGTTCCTATCTAAGACATGAAAAAAtacacactggagagaaaccgtaTGAATGTAAGCAGTGTTCCAAAGCCTTCCCTGATTATAGTTCATATCTAAGACATGAAagaactcatactggagagaaaccttacaaatgtgaacaatgtgggaaagccttcagtgtTTCCGGTTCCCTTCGAGTACATGaaagaattcacactggagagaaaccctatacaTGTAAACAGTGTGGGAAAGCGTTTTGTCATCTTGGAAGCTTTCAAAGACACATGATAATGCACAGTGGAGATGGACCTCACAAATGTAAGATATGTGGGAAAGGCTTTGATTTTCCTGGTTCAGCACGAATTCATGAGGGAACTCACACTctagagaaaccctatgaatgtaagcaATGTGGGAAATTGTTATCTCATCGCTCAAGCTTTCGAAGACACATGATGGCACACGCTGGAGATGGCCCTCATAAATGCATGgtatgtgggaaagcctttgaTTCTCCCAGTGTATTTCAAAGacatgaaaggactcacactggagagaaaccctatgaatgcaagcaatgtgggaaagccttccgTATTTCCAGTTCCCTTCGAAAACATGAAACTACACACACTGGAGAGCaaccctataaatgtaaatgtggaaaagcttttagtgattttttttcctttcaaagtcATGAAACAACACACAGTGAAGAGGAGCCTtacgaatgtaaggaatgtgggaaagcatttagttcttttaaatacttttgtCGCCATGAAAGGACTCACAGTGAAGAAAAATCTTATGAGTGTCAAActtgtgggaaagccttcagtcgTTTCAGTTACTTAAAAACTCATGAAAGGACTCACACAGCAGAGAAGCCATATGAATGTAAGCAATGCAGGAAAGCATTCTTTTGGCCCTCTTTCCTTCTAAGacatgaaaggactcacactggagaaagaccctatgaatgtaaacactGTGGTAAAGCCTTCAGTCGTTCCAGTTTCTGTCGAGAACATGaaagaactcacactggagagaagccctatgaatgtaaggaatgtgggaaagccttcagttcTCTCAGTTCCTTTAACAGACATAAAAGGACTCACTGGAAGGATATTCTATAA
- the ZNF44 gene encoding zinc finger protein 44 isoform X8 — MRETIRNLNCVGMKWENQNIDDQYQNLRRNPRCDVVERFGKSKDGSQCEETLSQIRNSTVNKNTPARVDACESSVNGEVIMGHSSLNCYIRVDTGHKHRECHEYAEKPYTHKQCGKGLSYRHSFRTRERPYTGKKPYDCKECGKTFSSPGNLRRHMVVQGGDGPYKCELCGKAFFWPSLLRMHERTHTGEKPYECKHCSKAFPVYSSYLRHEKIHTGEKPYECKQCSKAFPDYSSYLRHERTHTGEKPYKCEQCGKAFSVSGSLRVHERIHTGEKPYTCKQCGKAFCHLGSFQRHMIMHSGDGPHKCKICGKGFDFPGSARIHEGTHTLEKPYECKQCGKLLSHRSSFRRHMMAHAGDGPHKCMVCGKAFDSPSVFQRHERTHTGEKPYECKQCGKAFRISSSLRKHETTHTGEQPYKCKCGKAFSDFFSFQSHETTHSEEEPYECKECGKAFSSFKYFCRHERTHSEEKSYECQTCGKAFSRFSYLKTHERTHTAEKPYECKQCRKAFFWPSFLLRHERTHTGERPYECKHCGKAFSRSSFCREHERTHTGEKPYECKECGKAFSSLSSFNRHKRTHWKDIL, encoded by the exons ATGCGGGAAACCATTAGGAACCTGAACTGTGTAG GAATGAAATGGGAAAACCAGAACATTGATGATCAGTACCAAAATCTCAGGAGAAATCCAAG ATGTGATGTGGTAGAGAGATTTGGTAAAAGTAAAGATGGTAGTCAGTGTGAAGAAACCTTAAGCCAGATTCGAAATAGTACTGTAAACAAGAACACTCCTGCCAGAGTAGATGCATGCGAAAGCAGTGTGAATGGAGAAGTCATAATGGGTCATTCATCCCTGAATTGCTACATCAGAGTTGACACTGGACACAAACACCGTGAGTGTCATGAATATGCAGAGAAGCCATATACACATAAGCAGTGTGGGAAAGGCTTAAGTTATCGCCACTCCTTTCGAACACGTGAAAGGCCTTACACTGGAAAGAAACCCTATGATTGTAAGGAATGTGGAAAAACCTTCAGTTCTCCTGGAAACCTTCGAAGACATATGGTAGTGCAAGGTGGAGATGGGCCTTATAAATGTGAATTGTGTGGGAAAGCCTTTTTTTGGCCCAGTTTATTGCGTATGCATGaaagaactcacactggagagaaaccgtaTGAATGTAAGCACTGTTCTAAAGCCTTCCCTGTTTACAGTTCCTATCTAAGACATGAAAAAAtacacactggagagaaaccgtaTGAATGTAAGCAGTGTTCCAAAGCCTTCCCTGATTATAGTTCATATCTAAGACATGAAagaactcatactggagagaaaccttacaaatgtgaacaatgtgggaaagccttcagtgtTTCCGGTTCCCTTCGAGTACATGaaagaattcacactggagagaaaccctatacaTGTAAACAGTGTGGGAAAGCGTTTTGTCATCTTGGAAGCTTTCAAAGACACATGATAATGCACAGTGGAGATGGACCTCACAAATGTAAGATATGTGGGAAAGGCTTTGATTTTCCTGGTTCAGCACGAATTCATGAGGGAACTCACACTctagagaaaccctatgaatgtaagcaATGTGGGAAATTGTTATCTCATCGCTCAAGCTTTCGAAGACACATGATGGCACACGCTGGAGATGGCCCTCATAAATGCATGgtatgtgggaaagcctttgaTTCTCCCAGTGTATTTCAAAGacatgaaaggactcacactggagagaaaccctatgaatgcaagcaatgtgggaaagccttccgTATTTCCAGTTCCCTTCGAAAACATGAAACTACACACACTGGAGAGCaaccctataaatgtaaatgtggaaaagcttttagtgattttttttcctttcaaagtcATGAAACAACACACAGTGAAGAGGAGCCTtacgaatgtaaggaatgtgggaaagcatttagttcttttaaatacttttgtCGCCATGAAAGGACTCACAGTGAAGAAAAATCTTATGAGTGTCAAActtgtgggaaagccttcagtcgTTTCAGTTACTTAAAAACTCATGAAAGGACTCACACAGCAGAGAAGCCATATGAATGTAAGCAATGCAGGAAAGCATTCTTTTGGCCCTCTTTCCTTCTAAGacatgaaaggactcacactggagaaagaccctatgaatgtaaacactGTGGTAAAGCCTTCAGTCGTTCCAGTTTCTGTCGAGAACATGaaagaactcacactggagagaagccctatgaatgtaaggaatgtgggaaagccttcagttcTCTCAGTTCCTTTAACAGACATAAAAGGACTCACTGGAAGGATATTCTATAA